In a single window of the Drosophila miranda strain MSH22 chromosome XL, D.miranda_PacBio2.1, whole genome shotgun sequence genome:
- the LOC108161665 gene encoding uncharacterized protein LOC108161665: MESPTFYQVAKDFQVTGISRSGRVRKKSSKLLDFESPEEVEKKARRGQGRPPARYPGRGRPPNALREREAELERVLESEMLFDDHNLSDTELHIPAPTMGIVLMNSDDELDNLVQDLVDSVEAEASNNDSTMRQSLYMREKTNNRKILKAGKVVTGKPYRKDKGKTRYTAYSLWAREIRKRDFQDLDFSNAARRLSELWANVSNREKIAWRRKAKVQSTKARAREKNGLPPLPTANNGSTVAPEAPVPEGNFVNRATTSRTRKLAADRLESATTAPSTPTSTATVTSGPRRNTTRSCRGRLPSATIRSSPGKKPPALLHSPSDTELSPGTGTESQREYQLPSEKSNIGAIDAAAHLKLLGESLTVIGERLKKHNGHVALSGSLSVLLDSLLCSMGPLLCMTTQIPGLENKPQLRNNLANTLDNIAYVMPGL; this comes from the exons ATGGAGTCGCCTACATTTTATCAAGTAGCCAAGG ATTTTCAGGTCACAGGCATCTCGAGGAGTGGACGCGTACGCAAAAAGTCGTCGAAACTGTTAGACTTCGAATCACCGGAGGAGGTTGAGAAGAAGGCAAGACGCGGCCAGGGAAGGCCGCCAGCCCGGTATCCAGGTCGAGGGCGCCCACCGAACGCCCTGAGGGAACGCGAGGCAGAACTGGAGCGGGTACTCGAGAGTGAAATGCTCTTTGATGATCACAATCTATCCGATACAGAATTACACATACCCGCCCCGACAATGGGCATCGTGCTGATGAACTCCGACGACGAGCTGGACAACCTGGTGCAGGATCTGGTCGACAGCGTCGAAGCTGAGGCCAGCAATAACGATTCCACCATGCGCCAGAGTCTCTACATGCGCGAGAAGACCAACAATCGCAAGATACTCAAGGCTGGCAAAGTGGTCACCGGGAAGCCGTATCGCAAGGACAAGGGCAAGACGCGTTACACAGCCTACAGCCTGTGGGCGCGAGAGATTCGCAAGCGGGACTTCCAGGATCTGG ACTTTTCCAATGCCGCCAGACGACTAAGCGAGCTGTGGGCGAATGTTTCGAACAGGGAGAAGATTGCCTGGCGACGGAAGGCAAAGGTCCAGTCCACAAAGGCCCGGGCACGCGAGAAGAACGGTCTTCCGCCCCTGCCCACAGCCAACAATGGGAGCACTGTCGCCCCAGAGGCGCCAGTTCCCGAGGGGAACTTCGTAAACCGTGCAACGACAAGCCGCACCAGGAAACTGGCCGCCGATCGACTGGAGTCAGCGACTACTGCGCCATCAACTCCGACATCGACAGCGACAGTGACTAGTGGACCGAGGCGCAACACAACCCGCAGCTGCAGAGGCCGTCTGCCATCGGCTACCATAAGATCTTCGCCAGGGAAAAAGCCACCGGCATTGCTGCACTCGCCGTCGGACACAGAGCTGTCGCCGGGAACGGGCACGGAGAGCCAGCGCGAATATCAGCTGCCGTCGGAGAAATCCAATATCGGGGCCATCGACGCAGCGGCCCACTTAAAGCTGCTCGGCGAGAGCCTCACGGTGATCGGGGAGCGTCTCAAGAAGCACAACGGACACGTGGCCCTCTCGGGCAGCCTCTCCGTGCTGCTGGACAGCCTGCTCTGCTCCATGGGACCGCTCCTCTGCATGACCACGCAGATACCGGGCCTGGAGAACAAGCCTCAGCTGCGTAACAATCTGGCCAACACGCTGGACAACATTGCATACGTGATGCCAGGACTCTGA
- the LOC108161655 gene encoding frizzled-4 produces MPLLLQLLMMLLLLFPIPNARAVLFASNSSTSTASASSSSPPEMPPPTFRQCETIRIEMCRGIGYNETSMPNLVGHELQTDVEYTLQTFAPLIEYDCSSQLKLFLCAAYVPMCTPKAPVHAIGPCQSLCESVRIRCHPVLQGFGFPWPKALDCDRFPRENNHETMCMEGPGEMHLPMQEHELYGPVAGGGSIGAGGVGMGGGKLPLDCSGLGKSHLYVKLPRSGRCAPLCEADILFTPSEKHISEIWVSTWAYAALGLAFVATLCLLVGDDSKLASAKWSRLLTPSIWCHNMVTIGWTVRFIVGRTGTACGTDPQAPNESLLSVDGLSNAACASVFLLRYYFGMAACAWWAILCLGWHRDIRRHSPDSKGHVAIPSTYGGSPVSQAAQRMAAKASAHQNLAQNNFVCFVAWGLPAFQTAAVIVFRYVDADELLGACFVGNQSDRALQVLVATPVFIYWIFGSMNLISGYLVHCRNKEILRNTNSLSLQQQLQQLSAHSSSGIGIFLFIYGLASALLLLAVIYEFANIDIWLSSGETSTPLWPFLVRAFMELMLGICCFAWVLGPSISTMYKRQISMRPQKQSAAAAAAAQHQQQLQMHHLDGQSSSRGSHAACSSTVVSYHSVRPSHQSMASAPLPSPYKHKSPPPGAGSISLNQISNYSLGRSSSSHHHHHHHQPQQHHHRHSPQQLQQPHHHHHHHQQHQQQQHSSSSHRLYYPAGSQKYSHHSNYYPQMHRYGDETLL; encoded by the exons ATGCCACTGCTCCTCCAACTGTTGATGATGCTCCTCCTGCTATTCCCGATTCCAAATGCCAGGGCCGTACTCTTCGCCAGCAACAGCTCCACCTCCActgccagtgccagttccaGCTCCCCGCCAGAGATGCCACCCCCCACATTCCGGCAGTGTGAAACCATACGGATTGAGATGTGCCGTGGGATCGGCTACAATGAAACCTCCATGCCCAATCTTGTGGGTCACGAGCTGCAGACGGATGTGGAGTACACGCTGCAGACGTTCGCACCGCTGATCGAGTACGACTGCAGCTCCCAGCTGAAGCTATTCCTGTGCGCCGCCTACGTGCCCATGTGCACGCCCAAGGCGCCGGTGCACGCGATCGGCCCATGCCAGAGTCTGTGCGAGTCGGTGAGGATTCGCTGCCATCCCGTGCTGCAGGGATTCGGCTTCCCCTGGCCGAAGGCTCTCGACTGTGATCGTTTTCCCAGGGAGAACAACCACGAGACCATGTGCATGGAGGGGCCGGGCGAGATGCATTTGCCCATGCAGGAGCATGAGCTCTACGGACCGGTGGCTGGCGGTGGCAGCATCGGCGCTGGCGGAGTGGGAATGGGAGGCGGCAAACTGCCACTGGACTGTTCGGGATTGGGCAAATCCCATCTGTATGTGAAGCTGCCGCGTTCCGGTCGCTGTGCGCCGCTCTGCGAGGCGGATATCCTGTTCACACCCAGCGAGAAGCATATCTCCGAGATCTGGGTCTCCACCTGGGCCTATGCCGCGCTCGGCCTGGCATTTGTGGCCACCCTGTGCCTTCTGGTCGGCGACGACAGCAAGCTGGCCAGCGCCAAGTGGTCGCGCCTGCTCACACCTTCGATCTGGTGCCACAACATGGTCACCATCGGCTGGACCGTACGCTTTATCGTTGGTCGCACGGGCACCGCCTGCGGCACTGATCCCCAGGCGCCCAACGAGTCCCTCCTTAGCGTCGATGGCCTGTCCAATGCGGCCTGTGCGAGTGTCTTCCTGCTGCGCTACTACTTCGGAATGGCTGCCTGTGCCTG GTGGGCCATCCTCTGTCTGGGCTGGCATCGAGATATACGCCGCCACAGTCCCGATTCCAAGGGGCACGTGGCCATACCGTCCACCTACGGCGGCAGTCCCGTCAGCCAGGCGGCTCAAAGAATGGCTGCCAAGGCGAGTGCCCATCAGAATCTTGCCCAGAACAATTTTGTTTGCTTCGTGGCCTGGGGTCTGCCGGCCTTCCAAACGGCCGCCGTCATAGTGTTCCGTTATGTGGATGCCGACGAATTGCTGG GCGCCTGCTTTGTGGGCAACCAGTCGGACAGGGCCCTGCAGGTGCTGGTGGCGACGCCCGTCTTTATCTACTGGATCTTTGGCTCAATGAATCTGATATCCGGCTACCTGGTGCACTGCCGCAACAAGGAGATCCTGCGCAACACCAACTCCCTGagtctccagcagcagctgcagcagttGAGTGCCCACAGCAGTTCGGGCATCGGGATCTTCCTGTTCATCTACGGGCTGGCCAgtgccctgctgctgctggcggtcATCTATGAGTTTGCCAACATCGACATTTGGCTGAGTTCGGGGGAGACGAGCACACCGCTGTGGCCCTTCCTGGTGCGCGCCTTCATGGAGCTGATGCTGGGTATTTGCTGCTTTGCCTGGGTCCTCGGTCCCAGCATATCCACCATGTACAAGCGCCAGATATCAATGCGTCCGCAGAAGCAGTCGGCCgctgcggcggctgcagcccaacaccagcagcagctgcagatgCACCATTTGGATGGGCAGAGCAGCTCCCGGGGATCGCATGCCGCCTGCAGCAGCACCGTCGTCTCCTATCATTCGGTGCGACCCTCGCACCAGTCGATGGCCAGTGCCCCGCTGCCCAGTCCCTACAAGCACAAGTCCCCCCCACCAGGAGCTGGCTCCATTTCGCTCAATCAAATATCAAACTACTCCCTAGGCCGCAGCAGCAGTTCGCACCATcatcaccaccaccatcaGCCGCAGCAGCACCATCATCGTCACAGTCCCCAGCAACTGCAGCAACcacaccatcatcatcatcatcaccagcagcatcagcagcagcagcactctTCCTCCTCCCATCGTCTGTATTATCCAGCTGGTAGCCAGAAGTACAGCCACCACAGCAACTACTATCCCCAAATGCATCGCTATGGGGATGAGACGCTGCTCTGA
- the LOC108158095 gene encoding A-kinase anchor protein 1, mitochondrial: MVSGRPLLYLSLPGVAFILGVFWFRRRNKNRLDKPDDEDNSTKESSGGVVSHVEARTANGGLQNGKLPTSFLLQQATKSMNINGTDATENGNGSGSGSDEKDSPNTMLYGKSAPIKIQSNGRTPPGVQQQIDSEMLKSKIQDAEHKKLCSIDEDFENLSSPRDLPDSVSTRVLFYNRKANSKVVEPVVIKATRTPKISPENSFLEATYTKECEQNNNCQPGVSKKVEVVEEKPKPKPNPSPNPKEAAVVGHHDCDIQTDIKETDNNGNQKRNVDAASPSLSICSVQSGDSGKGSSLPRSEATRVKVSYEFVFPVSLIGQLYGRKRAFINQIKAKTQANVLLSKNPCTNKLRICVVEGTESEIDAALAMIRQRLPVKRYPNFTMQRIHFALPQTIVPLSPQSLSNLQLKLFEGINNDVVVSAVLSGSHLFVNHPLHPSNPALPMLQKQLFESYSEMEAPLLPGIEISAVCVLPVNGIWYRVQIVDIDEDDEERCVVKFLDFGGYMNVNLSLLRQIRTDFMMVPFQATECTLSNIEPINGTWSLEAIDVLSKLTKGIVLQAQVAGYNSHNIPEIFLFASLGPNNVIFLNKELVARNLANWVEMRD, translated from the exons ATGGTATCCGGTCGTCCACTACTCTACTTGTCACTGCCCGGTGTAGCATTTATCCTGGGCGTGTTTTGGTTCCGACGTAGAAATAAAAATCGTTTAGACAAGCCCGACGACGAGGACAACAGCACCAAGGAGTCGTCGGGTGGCGTCGTCTCCCATGTGGAGGCGCGCACTGCAAACGGTGGGCTACAGAATGGCAAGCTCCCGACGAGCTTTCTGCTGCAGCAGGCAACCAAATCGATGAATATCAACGGCACAGATGCCACAGAAAATGGCAACgggagcggcagcggcagcgacgaAAAGGATAGTCCCAACACAATGCTGTACGGAAAGTCGGCTCCTATCAAGATACAGAGCAATGGACGGACTCCGCCGGGTGTGCAACAGCAGATCGACTCAGAGATGCTCAAGTCAAAGATACAGGATGCCGAGCACAAGAAGCTCTGCTCGATTGATGAGGACTTTGAGAATCTGTCGTCGCCGCGCGATCTCCCCGATTCGGTGAGCACACGCGTCTTATTCTACAATCGCAAGGCAAACAGCAAGGTTGTCGAGCCGGTGGTAATCAAGGCCACACGCACCCCAAAGATATCGCCAGAGAACTCGTTCCTTGAGGCCACATACACGAAGGAGTGCGAGCAGAATAACAATTGCCAGCCAGGTGTCAGCAAGAAGGTGGAGGTGGTGGAGGAGaaacccaagcccaagcccaatcCGAGTCCCAATCCCAAGGaggctgctgttgttggccACCACGACTGTGATATACAGACAGACATCAAGGAGACAGATAATAATGGCAACCAGAAGCGCAATGTGGATGCGGCCAGTCCCTCGCTCAGCATTTGCAGCGTTCAGTCCGGGGACTCTGGCAAGGGCTCTAGTCTGCCCCGCTCGGAGGCGACACGTGTCAAGGTCAGCTACGAGTTTGTCTTCCCCGTCAGCCTGATTGGCCAGCTGTACGGCCGCAAGCGCGCCTTCATCAACCAGATCAAGGCCAAGACCCAGGCGAATGTGCTGCTCAGCAAGAACCCATGCACAAATAAGCTGCGCATTTGCGTTGTCGAAGGCACGGAGAGCGAGATCGATGCCGCCTTGGCCATGATCCGTCAGCGTCTGCCGGTCAAGCGGTATCCCAACTTTACAATGCAACGCATCCACTTTGCGCTTCCACAAACCATAGTTCCTCTATCGCCACAAAGCCTCTCCAATCTACAA CTTAAACTCTTTGAGGGCATCAACAATGATGTGGTAGTCAGTGCCGTGCTCTCGGGATCGCATCTGTTTGTCAATCATCCGCTGCATCCCTCGAATCCAGCACTGCCAATGCTGCAGAAGCAGTTGTTCGAAAGCTACTCTGAAATGGAGGCGCCTCTGCTTCCGGGCATTGAGATCAGTGCCGTTTGCGTGCTGCCCGTCAACGGGATCTGGTACCGCGTACAAATCGTCGATATCGATGAGGACGATGAAGAGCGTTGTGTGGTTAAATTCCTTGATTTCGGTGGCTACATGAACGTGAACCTCTCCTTGCTCCGTCAGATTCGCACTGATTTCATGATGGTACCCTTCCAGGCGACAGAATGCACCCTGTCCAACATAGAGCCCATTA ACGGTACCTGGTCTCTGGAGGCGATCGATGTCCTCAGCAAACTAACCAAAGGCATTGTCTTGCAAGCACAAGTCGCCGGCTACAATAGTCACAACATACCAGAAATCTTTTTATTTGCTTCCCTAGGCCCCAAT AATGTAATCTTTCTCAATAAGGAACTAGTCGCCAGAAATCTCGCGAATTGGGTGGAGATGCGTGACTAA
- the LOC108158111 gene encoding 60S ribosomal protein L36: MAVRYELCIGLNKGHKTTKVKNVKYTGDKKVKGLRGSRLKNIQTRHTKFMRDLVREVVGHAPYEKRTMELLKVSKDKRALKFLKRRLGTHIRAKRKREELSNILTQLRKAQTHAK; this comes from the exons ATGGCTGTCCGCTACGAGCTGTGCATTGGCTTGAACAAAGGCCACAAGACCACCAAAGTCAAGAATGTCAAGTACACCGGAGACAAGAAGGTGAAGGGTCTGCGTGGATCTCGCTTGAAGAAC ATCCAAACCCGTCACACCAAGTTCATGCGCGACCTGGTCCGCGAAGTGGTGGGCCACGCCCCCTACGAGAAGCGCACCATGGAGTTGCTGAAGGTGTCCAAGGACAAGCGCGCTCTGAAGTTCTTGAAGCGCCGTCTGGGCACACACATCCGTGCCAAGAGGAAGCGTGAGGAGCTGTCCAACATCCTCACCCAGCTTAGGAAGGCTCAGACCCATGCCAAGTAA
- the LOC108161671 gene encoding uncharacterized protein LOC108161671, translating into MSVASANGFSAGSGGGGGGGGGISETDNVSALELQSNRRMLYFSDGVMEELSSSSDSETEADVPDKCYNVQLDEREMALGPRLRYKASRVGNKFLAGIDYVGGGLASLLGITSAKYATEMENYQRAKIQLDEDLDNNWQPQRSQNNNHNNMNRNETIVLCAPARSEGAPPSDVPQPQQQGRQ; encoded by the exons ATGTCGGTGGCTTCAGCAAATGGCTTCAGCGCCGgaagcggcggcggcggcggcggtggtggcggCATCAGCGAGACCGATAATGTCTCCGCCCTTGAACTGCAATCGAATCGACGCATGCTGTACTTCAGCGACGGAGTCATGGAGGAGCTCTCCTCATCCAGCGATAGCGAGACAGAGGCGGACGTCCCCGATAAGTGCTACAATGTCCAGTTGGACGAG CGCGAAATGGCGTTGGGGCCGCGCCTACGCTACAAGGCCAGCCGCGTGGGAAATAAATTCTTAGCCGGCATCGACTATGTGGGCGGTGGCCTGGCCTCCTTGCTGGGCATCACCAGCGCCAAGTATGCCACCGAAATGGAGAACTACCAAAGGGCCAAAATACAACTCGACGAGGACCTTGACAACAATTGGCAGCCCCAGCGCTCGCAGAACAACAATCACAACAACATGAATCGCAACGAGACCATCGTGCTGTGTGCCCCAGCACGCAGCGAGGGGGCGCCGCCGTCAGATGTCCCCCAACCCCAGCAGCAGGGCCGGCAATAG
- the LOC108158105 gene encoding histone H4 transcription factor, whose product MSHQPASKRKKLVELPLCCGWRDCQEICNGEWNLNTHIAEHLQTYAAEQNDDHACRWNDCVFRTNCPVEFERHAYYHGYYSQLLLQGKLECDQHPEIPTCCGPARMEDKLPDLKQNFHCGWMDCKREFISIVEFQDHIVKHALFEYDIQKTPDDERPKTQCNWNLCHKQMDNKYRLIEHISTHSNKKLVACFHCGEVFRTKTTLFDHLRRQPDNNTNSFQCAQCFKFFATQKLLRSHVLRHINGFKCTMCDMTCSSASGLTTHIRYRHLKDKPLKCNECEKRCVRESDLVKHVEIVHNKTVHQCEHPDCQYSVRTYAQMRRHFLEVHGNNPILYACHCCERFFKSGKSLSTHLMQKHGFLLPSGHKRFTYRVDENGFYRLETTRLESMEVTEQILSPQSHFGIHDVKPSTGSCYEIVDPTNTEFGRIIVSNDPDEAQLVGEVIISLPTLTDEL is encoded by the exons ATGAGCCACCAGCCGGCGAGCAAAAGAAAGAAGCTCGTCGAACTGCCACTGTGCTGCGGCTGGCGGGACTGCCAGGAGATCTGCAATGGCGAATGGAACCTGAACACCCACATAGCCGAGCACCTACAGACTTATGCCGCCGAGCAGAACGATGATCATGCCTGCAGATGGAACGATTGCGTCTTCCGGACGAACTGTCCCGTGGAGTTTGAGCGTCACGCGTACTATCACGGCTACTACAGCCAACTGCTGCTCCAGGGCAAGCTCGAGTGCGACCAGCATCCGGAGATACCCACCTGCTGTGGCCCCGCCCGCATGGAGGACAAGCTGCCAGATCTCAAGCAGAACTTTCACTGCGGCTGGATGGACTGCAAGCGCGAGTTCATCTCGATTGTGGAGTTCCAGGACCACATCGTCAAGCACGCTCTCTTCGAGTACGACATCCAAAAGACGCCCGACGATGAGCGGCCCAAGACGCAGTGCAACTGGAATCTCTGCCACAAGCAGATGGACAACAAGTATCGCCTCATCGAGCACATCAGCACCCATTCGAACAAAAAGCTCGTGGCCTGTTTTCACTGCGGCGAGGTTTTTCGCACCAAGACTACGCTTTTCGATCACTTGCGTCGCCAGCCGGATAACAACA CGAACAGTTTTCAGTGCGCCCAGTGCTTCAAGTTCTTCGCAACACAGAAGCTGCTCCGGAGCCATGTGCTGCGGCACATCAATGGCTTCAAGTGCACCATGTGCGACATGACGTGCAGCTCGGCCAGCGGCCTGACCACTCACATCCGGTACCGTCACCTGAAGGACAAGCCCCTGAAGTGTAACGAGTGCGAGAAGCGATGCGTGCGCGAGTCGGATCTGGTCAAGCATGTGGAGATCGTACACAACAAGACGGTGCACCAGTGCGAGCACCCAGACTGCCAGTACTCGGTGCGGACATACGCACAGATGCGGAGG CACTTCCTGGAGGTGCATGGCAACAATCCCATTCTGTATGCCTGCCATTGCTGCGAACGGTTCTTCAAGAGCGGCAAATCGCTGTCAACGCATTTAATGCAGAAGCACGGCTTCCTTCTGCCATCTGGCCACAAGCGCTTCACATATCGCGTGGACGAGAACGGCTTCTATCGGCTGGAGACGACGCGCCTCGAGAGTATGGAGGTTACCGAACAGATCCTCTCACCGCAGTCGCATTTCGGCATCCATGACGTGAAGCCGTCGACGGGCAGCTGCTACGAGATTGTGGACCCAACGAACACCGAGTTCGGTCGCATCATTGTTTCCAACGATCCGGACGAAGCCCAACTAGTGGGCGAGGTGATCATATCGCTCCCGACCCTCACTGACGAGCTTTGA